GATTTCGAGGAGGGAGACTATATCAAGTTCATCCAGAATGTCGAGGACAAACCCGTTTCTGCAATTGATACAAAGCTGAGCCTACGTTTTCAGCCCCGCCGCTTCACGTCGCGTCGGAGGGGTGACATAACCACTAGGTCCAAACAACCCGAAACTCAGAGTAACCTAGTATGGTTGGCAAACGCTATTCGCGGTCAGGCTGTTATCAATATAACCGAAGAACAGGAAGATCCGGATCCATCAAGCCTCTATCTGTTGCGTAATCTGCGAAACGAACGCACAATTTTTGGGCGAATCAACCAGCGATATCGACTCGACTTTTCTCCTTCACCGCTATTGAGTCTGGACCTCGGATATGATACCAATCGTCTCCTCAACAAACGGATTAATAACAGGGAGCGACGACGACATAGCCGCGATTGGGAGGTGGATTTCACGCTGAATCCAACATCGAAACTCTCACTCAAGGCAAGATGGGAACAGCGTCAGGAAGAGGAGCAGTTTACTGAACTCGGTCCAGAGGGGAACGCGTCAGAAGCAATTTCCGATCTGACGCAGTTTGAACGCACAAATGCGCTTGAAGTCAACTATGAACTCAGCCGTATTTTACAGCTTGGCGTTGCTGGCATCCACGAAGCTACTGCCGATCGTGAACATCTTGATGATACGCCGGAAGCCCGAACCCGAACTTTCTCGTTGGAAACTCGACTGACCTATTCCTTTATCAGCAAAGGACGGTTTGACTTTACCTATAGGCTCAGCCACGGAAACAGCGAAGGCGGCATCCCCTTTACGCGATATAACTTCTATGAAGGGGTGAGCCATGAAGTCCGTACCACTGCGGATTATAAAATTCGGAAGGTGACAGATCTGTTGCTACGATTCAATTATCGACTGCTTTCAACAAAACAGACCAAACCGGAGCACCGGGTGGGAATGGAGGTCGTGGCAGAATTATAGGGCGGTTCAACTAAAGTCGAAAATCAACAGAAGATACAATTTTATCATAGACAGGCACATATGTATCGTATTGGTCGGTTGGTGCCCAGAACAAAAGCCGAAAGACAAAGCGGTTACCTTCTAACCGCCCTATAAAAAAGGACTGTTTGGCTTTGTTCTCAACATGGTCGAAGATGTGCTTTTCCATGAATTCTGGGATTTTGCCGTTAGGTGCGATTTCCCAGAAATAACCGCGCTGTCGATCCTGAGAGAAGATTTGTCCTTCATTGATCAACTCATGTCCCTCATAATTCGCATCCCAAATGGACATGAATTGTTTCAAGAGGGCAACTGCAATCTCCTTGGAGGAATCGAAGTCAGTTACGCTCTGCACTTCAATGAAAACATAGATAAAAGGGATACGGTTTTCAAATGCCTTCGGCAGGGTATCAACGAAATCCGCCTCTGAACTCGGTTGCATGAATAGAAGGGGAATTGAATCGTTAAAGACCTGATGCAAAGCGGTTTCCCCTTCATCTGATATAACACGATACAGCGAGAAAGGTAAGGGAGCCCAGCTTTCAAGATTCTCATCCGGTCCCCCTTTTGTGACTGCGCTAGTCACTTTTTTAACAGTCCAATCATCAACAGGCAGGTTAGAGATTTTGAACAACCTTTTATCTCGGTATGTATCGCCATCCAGCCCGAAGGTAAGTTCAGGTCCCTTCTCTACAGTTGGGGCGGGGGAAGCCTCTGTGTCATCACCGCCGCACCCTGCGATAAAGATACTCACTATCAGCCCACCAACAGCGATGAAAATCCTTAATTTCATGTCCATTGTCTTGCCCCCTTTCTGCACCTTGATTCTCAAGTATGAGCCTCAGGCTTTCGACTGAAAGAAAACGGGATCGGGCTTGACCCATTCCTCCTCGCCATCTGCCCAGACTTCGCGTTTCCAGATCGGCACAATTTGCTTGAGCCGATTCATCGCATAATGGCATGCCTCAAATGCCTCTTTACGATGCGGAGAGGCGACAGCCACCGCAACACTGACTTCACCAATCTCTAATCGTCCCACGCGATGAATCATGGCAACACGGTCTAGTCCCCACTTTTCGTGAATTTCTTGTGCAATTTCCGCCATCTTCTTTTCTGCCATCGGTGGATAGGCTTCATATTCGAGATAGGAGACCTCCCGGCCTTCCGTGTTGTTGCGCACAACACCTAAGAAGTGGACAATCGCCCCCGCATCCTCCGCTTCGACCGCACGAATCACATCTCCTAATTCGATATCTTCACTGGTAATCTTAAACATCTTAACCTCCAGTCACCGGTGGAATGAAGGCGACCTCATCGCCATCAGAAAGTTCGCTATCTGGCGTGGCATACTCCCAATTAACAGACGTTTGCATCACATCGTAGTATTCTGCGATTTCGGGCCATTCTGCCTCAAGGCGGTCCAGAATAACCCTCACGGTTGCTCCCTCTGGCAGGTCCATATCTTCTTCGTCTCTGTCCAACTCTTCATGCAAAACTGCAAAATATTTAACTTTAACTTTCATCGTCTCTCCAACGAAACTCGTAATGTCTAAAACATAAAATGAAATAAGAAACGTCTACTCAAAATTATTCAATATTATACCCCAACGCAGATTTGAATACAAAAGAAATCCACCGGACTTCAAGTGTATCGCGATATGGAATAATATACTTTTCGTCTCAGATATGATAAGATGGATATGGGAACGATTGAAATCAATCCCGTAGATCCTGATTCAGAGGGAAAGCCGCACGGATTTTCTTTCGCATAAAAACCGACGGTGTGCTAAAATGCTTGGGGCTTAGATTTAACCCAAAAATACATTATCGGATCCTTGATTAGACTCTTGCAGGAGGCGAACAGATGGAAAAACGACAATTGGGAAAAGATGGAGATCATGTATCTGTAATCGGTTTCGGGGCTTGGCCCATCGGCGGAGCGATGGGTGCAGTTGATGAAGGAGCAGCAATCGCCACAGTGCACGCAGTGCTTGACCACGGAATAACACTCATTGATACC
This genomic interval from Candidatus Poribacteria bacterium contains the following:
- a CDS encoding molybdenum cofactor biosynthesis protein MoaE, which produces MFKITSEDIELGDVIRAVEAEDAGAIVHFLGVVRNNTEGREVSYLEYEAYPPMAEKKMAEIAQEIHEKWGLDRVAMIHRVGRLEIGEVSVAVAVASPHRKEAFEACHYAMNRLKQIVPIWKREVWADGEEEWVKPDPVFFQSKA
- the moaD gene encoding molybdopterin converting factor subunit 1 yields the protein MKVKVKYFAVLHEELDRDEEDMDLPEGATVRVILDRLEAEWPEIAEYYDVMQTSVNWEYATPDSELSDGDEVAFIPPVTGG